GGTGTTTATGCCATCGTTCGAATAGCTGTTGACCTTCATGACTCATGATTTGTCCTCCTTGATCGATCACAGAATAAATTTCTTGGATGATGCGGTTTAATTTGCGGTTCATAAAACAGTTCGATAAGAAATAGCGGATTCCTTCCCTACGCGTTAAGCTATAGCCAGATGTTGAATTTAATAATTTTGGAAAAAGCAGTTGCAAAAATAAAGCGTTCCGTATATACTTTGTTTAATTAGTGATTGGTCAATCAATAATGGATCGAAATGAATGAAAGGAGGGGGAAGAAATGGCTAGAGCGTCAACCTCTGCGAATCGGCGCAATGACATCGTGGCGGCAGCCATCGAAGTGTTTGCAGAAATCGGGTATTATCGCGCGACCACGGCTCAGGTTGCCGAACGGGCAGCGATATCCCAGCCTTACGTCTATCGGTTCTTTACCAAGGAGTCGCTGCTTGTGGAATCGCTGGCTGTTTCCTGGGAGCGCATTGTGAAGGCATTCCAAGCGGTGATCGAATCCGCTTCTTCAGAGAATCTGGAGTTGGGTTTGATTCAGGCATACGAAGGGATTGTGCAATCGCATCGCAGCGAGATCCTGCTCCAGATGCAGGCGCAGACGATTCAGGAAGCGCCCATCCGCGAAGCGATGCAGCAGGGAATGAATGAGGTGAAGGATCTCGTGGAGAATGCCTTTATGCGAGCGGGATTTGAGGATGCCGACAAGAAAACCTCCGATTTTCTGGCCCGGGGCATGCTGTGCAATGTAGCTATGGCGATGGATATGCCGAATATGATGCCCATAAGATAGAGTACGCCCAGGCGCGCTCTGAAGTGCCGCACCGCGTACCTCAAGACTGGTGCGCGGTGGGATAAGGGCACTTTTTTATAAATAATTATGATTGATCAATCAATAATGAATTACTCGAGTGGTTGACTCTTTAAAGGAGGTGAATCCAATTTGGCTAAACTTCAGCTCAAATTTATGGACGGTTTCTTGGTAGCGGTTATGCTGGTAAGTGTGCTTAGCTGGTGGGACTGAGCCATCAGGGAAGATGAATGATCAGGTTAAATGAAAACAATAAGGAGGAATGAAGTATGAAGGAAGAAATACGTTCGATATGGTTTTCTAGGCACACGGTCTTGCTCGGTGTAACAGCCACTCTGCTGGTGTTGTTCTCCATGTGGGATTAATTATAGGTAAACACGCTGACTGCGTAGACGGTTGGCGTGTTTTTTTATGGGCACGAAAAAAATTTCAAGACTATCCATCAGTTTCTTTTGCCCAAACGTTATATTAACAGAAAAGACAAAACGAAAAGTGAGAGGTTGGCTAATGCAAGTATGTGATCTTTATGAAAACCTGAAGGACGATGTCCAGCGTTATGCCAGATCCATCGCCAAGCATGCTTACGAAGCGGATGATCTGGTCCAGGATGCCTTTATGAAAGCCATCAAGGAGCCGAACCTGGCAGCGCTGCCCCTTCACAAGCAAAAGGCCTGGTTCTTCAGAGTCGTCAAAAATCGCATGATCGATATTAGCCGCCGGGAGAAGCGGCTCGTATCGTGGGAGGATGATCTGGACATCGCCGAGCTCCCCGTTTCAAGCCGCAATATCGAAATGACGGAATGGCTCGCCCGTTTGCCGCAATCGCAGAGCGATATCGTGTTCAAGCGCTTTTGGCTCGGGATGTCCAGCCAGGAAATCGGCGAGCAGCTGGGCATGCCGGCAGCCACGGTTCGTTACAAATTGCAAACCGCCATCAAAAAATTGAGAAAACTATGGGAGGAAGATATGAAATGAGCAGAATCATTGAGAATGTAGGGATGTTGGATCTTACGCAGGCAACGGAGGAAACCGTAACAAGCATCGAACGGATCGGAAACGTGGGCCTTGTGATATACCGGGCAGAGACGGCACACCTCCTCACGCTGTTAAAAAACGCAGGCAATATCGGCAAGACGATTGAAATCCCCGAGGGACACCGTTATTACAGCGGCACCCTGCGGCTGGACGAGGAATACTTTCAGCTCTTGGAGCAGCCGGACCGCGTATTCGTTAACGGCACGGTCATCATCGATAAGGGAGTATCCCTTGAAGCATTCCAGAACGGCACGCTGCACCTGGTGGTCAACGGCGAGGTCTATGCTCCCCGGCATCTGGCCGCTGCCGTTACCTCTGCACTCCTCAAAGTGGGAGGCGCCAGCGCGGAGATTCACGCTTACGAATACGAACCAAGGTTCGAGTCCGGGAAAGTGCAGCTGAACAATGCATATCTGGCCTCCGGCAGCGAGCCTATGGAGCTGGTTCTGAACGGCATGGTTCATCTGGATAAGGAGCTCGATATGGAGCAGTTCTCGGCCCGGATTGAAAAGATCCAAGTCAACGGCAAGGCGATTATCCATGAACATCAATCCCCTTATTTCTACGATAAATTGAAAAAGATCAACGGCTTGGTCGAGGTGATCCCGGCAGGATTCGAGCATGTAACCAAACCGCTACGGCTAAACGCAAGAAGCGTACGGCGCTTTAAAAGCCATAAGCTCTACACGAGTAAGCCGCTCATTCTCGAGGCGGACGTGACCCGGGACGCCTTCAGCCAGGCCGTGTCGGAGATACATTCCAGTTCGTTCATCATTTGCGGCGAAGAGATCGAAGATCTGGTCTGGGAGCGCTGTCCCAACCTGAATACGGAAATCGTAAGTTATGAGCGGCTGTTTGTGTTCATCAGCGGCGAGGAGACCTGGTCGAAGGATCAGCTGGCGGCTTTGGGCCAGCCGGCGAGCTTCATTGTTGACGGGACGCTGACCTTTGACGATGACGTCACCGAGGGAGATATTAGGGCTTCGATGTCCTCCCTGGATCTTTTCGGCGAAGTCGTTGTAGGGGAAAAAAGAATTAAAGGCATTTTGTACCCTTACCTTCGGGCAAACAATGGAAGTATTATAGTGAAGGGGACGGAAGAGGAGCTTGCAGGTATTGGTAATGTCGGAATGTTGTCGCTATAAAAGAAAAGAGGAATGAAACATGAATATTAATAATGAAGATATTGCCAAACAGCATGTTCGCGATCTCCGTCAGGAACTGGAACGATGCCGGATGGCAACGAAATTGCGCTCTAAACGCAATGAAGCGGCCCACGCCGCAGCGGCTGTACGTACAGTCGAGGGAAAATGGAAGTCACTGTTAAAAACCATCATGATGATGGGAAGAAGAATGCTTTAATCAGTTGAGCCGGTTAAGCTACAAATCCTAATTATTATGAATCGTCGATGCGATAAGCATCGGCGATTTTTAGTTTTTTTGCCTACCGGTAGTTAAAAAATATTGACATCCATCATCCTTCGTCTTAAAATTCTACCTATCGGTAGGTA
This Paenibacillus sp. JZ16 DNA region includes the following protein-coding sequences:
- a CDS encoding TetR/AcrR family transcriptional regulator yields the protein MARASTSANRRNDIVAAAIEVFAEIGYYRATTAQVAERAAISQPYVYRFFTKESLLVESLAVSWERIVKAFQAVIESASSENLELGLIQAYEGIVQSHRSEILLQMQAQTIQEAPIREAMQQGMNEVKDLVENAFMRAGFEDADKKTSDFLARGMLCNVAMAMDMPNMMPIR
- a CDS encoding RNA polymerase sigma factor, producing MQVCDLYENLKDDVQRYARSIAKHAYEADDLVQDAFMKAIKEPNLAALPLHKQKAWFFRVVKNRMIDISRREKRLVSWEDDLDIAELPVSSRNIEMTEWLARLPQSQSDIVFKRFWLGMSSQEIGEQLGMPAATVRYKLQTAIKKLRKLWEEDMK